The DNA sequence ttcatacaaaatgcaatcaataactaaattcttcaaaatgtattcttcaattaatttatcagaggccattttgcacataagtacatactgaccctaaaactgctagtaaaacagtcaaaactgaaatatatcattttactaaattactatcaagaccctttctaaaatagattgtaaaaaacacacaaaataaacaaattatgttaattgacacaagatcaaacaatgcatgctgtatgccaagatatttctccagagcaatgccaaggatggatcatgtatgtgaagagacagagtagaatctatggtactgtcttagcaattaaaaaaaaactgtaagaaaacacacaataccagccttttcacagtttataacatgcaacagattaaacgttgaagtataaaatgtgcaatcacattatattacaggaataatacaaaactataaatgaatattagaacaacaaattagttaactattagttgctgagctattacagttctcctcaaatgagcttgatgggctgaatggcctcctctcgtttataaatttcttatgttcttatgtttttatgtaaattgtcactcctgatcaggatgccaagcttcaaaacagttgtgggttatgctgaaaagccaggtctgtgcctggaacccaactagtttaaatgaactagaaattctgcaaagaagagtggtcaaatattcagccagaattatgccacacgcttgctaatggctaccaaaagattctggttgatacctgttgtatgtaaacttgtgaccacaactaaaatgtgtttttgtaaagaaagcgccatctcatggtaacaccctgcaagtgaataaatgggcgtgtttagatgagaatttaggcacacccccagaaggagaggGGTCAGTCCCTTTtgctggcttttggcaggcaaccggcaggcagccggctgggaggggaaaattcaagcggctacatctgtcaGTGTCAGTTTTAGAATATACCCCATGATTGTATCACCAAAGACCTGCCAAGCCTGGATCTGTTGTTTCAGAAGATAATTCCTCCTATGCCTGGGTGGGAACAACATTTACTGTCATTGTCATTAAATTCTCGGGGCCGGTTTGTGAGATGCAACAGGACAACATTTAACTTGTATAGTTTTCGGTATTTTAATGTTTCATATGTTTATGAGAATACAGTGATTAACATTACTACGAACAAGTAGAACTCCTGCCAGTTGTCATGGTATTGGATCTAACTTGTATACTGACCTTCAAGCAAAAAGGATAGAGCACAGTAAGTGTATTTAATTTATTCATGAAGTGTGAGCTGCATGTATTGCTAGATTATGTGAGCTATTCTGGTGGACACAGTGTCACATTTGGAGCAAGGTTTGTTCACTTCTGAGAGCTATTTGTAGATGTGTGCTcatagttttgagaaaatgaggcaTTGAAATGTGTATAATCTATTGATAAAGAAAAACTATTAAATATCTTCTAAGCTTTAAATAGATAGGAAATCTGTTAGCTGATAGCTCATGCTGTAAGACTTTGGTTGGGAAGAGTGTAGAGCGTCTCACTTAGGGCTGTTTTGTCCTAATTGCGCATCCGTTTACCCACTTGACAGACAGCTAACAGTGTTATTGAACATCAGATGCAGAAGTTGTTTTTATCCTTACTTCGATTTATTTGCATGAATGAACATtaactttcttctttcttttccattttttgGATCATTCACTTATTCCCGGTAAAACTGaaattaaacataaaacatGCGTAATAAAATGTCTGTTGCCTTCTACCTTCTCTCCATAAATCACATAACTTGCACATAGTAGTCGTTCACAAAAGACAACCAAACACTAGCGTAGCTGTTTCACAAATGAACATCCATAACGCGATCTTAGCATAGCGTAGCTCGCTAACATCAGACAACACATCTCTTAGATATATTATCTCAATGAACACTCACAAGCAAAGGCGCTCCAAGGCACAAATGTTTCTGGAAAGTTCTGGTTGTGCTGTTCGCATGCCTACTGCACGAACATCTCCTGCTCCAGGTTTTTACCATTGAACTCTAACACGTAAGAGATCTATTAAATACGTAACAATTTTCAACCAGACCTGATAGACGGCGCCAAACACAAAATATAAATGCACGCCTTGTCAAGGGCTAATGAGGACATTCTTGGTCGAGTCCCGGACGCTCTTCAGGAAACGGAAGGCATCTGTGCCACCTGTGCCCTTTTCCTCCCTGGGGGTGGGGTCGCCCCTGTGTGCACTCTTACTGGGCGCAGACACATAGCTGCTTACAGCCTGCAGGTGGTAGCATCGCAGGGCCACCAGGGCCTCAACACACTTGTCGTAGGTGTCGATGAGATCCTGCTCGCCAGAATTCTCCACGTACGAACGCAAGGGAGTCCGACTCTGGAGGACCTCGATCAGGTGCCGGTGGGCTGGGGGCATGTAACTGCGGATGTCCTTCaggtagctgtcagctgagaaGAAGCCAGAACAGTGATGCAGGAATGTTAGAGCTGTGGCTGAGATACATTTAGGTCGTTGGATCCAAACCTAAGTAACATGTATTTAAATAGTATATTAATGTACTGGATCATAGAAAAGTCAGCCCTTTTGTTGTATAGATATTTAGTATCtgccaataaaaaaataaagaggaGGGCCTTCAGTAACTCAGCAGGCTCACCTGAGGTTTCCGCTTGTTTGACACCCAACAGAGCATCAAAACATTGGATGCTGGAGCTCTGGGCAGCGCTGCCCCCCCTCAACTGCTTTGTGAAGAGCCCCTCATAGCATAGCCCATTGGGCAGGGCTGGGTTGTCCATCCAACTGCGGCCACAAAGCAACAGCGTCACAATTATAGTTCTCAAGAAGCTTGAAGAACCCTCTACTAAATACTGGGTGCGCGTTTGACTCTCATCTGAATGTGCTGGGAATCTGAAGTGCCTTCAACCCTTCCCATTCTTCCCACTCATTACGGTGAGCGTAAGAAGCTTACCCAGTAAAGAAGATCCGCAGTGTCCCATAAAAGACGTCGGGCTTCACATGAcctaagaaataaataaaacagggcAATTAAACTTCCAGCAGACATGTCTTTTTTGAAAAGCAAAATTCCAAAGCAAAGATGGTGGAACAGTACGTGAAGAAATGTTAAGTGTATACATAACCAATGACAGCCTCCTGTAGCTGGGCATACTCTGCTTTGGGGGGTCCAGTTACTGCCCGGAGCAGGACTGTAACTAACAGCATGCTAGATGATGATGACGCCTAGTAGTTGGTTTGTCGTCTTTGATAATTCTGCATCTGAAGGGTGATTTGAAACTTACTGCGCATGAGTCCAAACATCTCCTTCATCTTCAACAGAGATTTGTTCACCATCTCTAGGCCATCATGCACACCACGATTGTCCTGGGTCAGCATGGAGTTCATCGTCATGGCAATTCCCTGAATGAATGAAAAAGGCCATGCCACAGGCTTCAGCTGTCCCAGCAGACCATGGTGACAGCTCCTGTAGTTACACAGAAATACACCTGCTGTCAGGTGATGCAGGCATTGCCATGGGGACAGATCCTACCTCCATCCCTGTGCATGCAGCCTGTTCCACCACCAGGGAGACCAGGAAGAAGCCCCTGCATGATTCCTCCCCAGGAAACTTGAATATGGTGTCCATGTTCCTTTTGGCccataaaaacacaaacagTTAAACTCAAAACCTTTTCCCACACCCACTGCACAACCTGAGAAACAAGACATGATATTCTTAAACTAAACGGCTTTATCCAATTCACATGGCTTGTAGTTCATATCCTCATACCACTTATACTGCAGGATCCTTTGctcactcagacacacacgttGTTCAAAAACAGTTAACATATTAGAACTTACCCAATTTCGAACGGGCTGGAGACCGGCAGAGGTCAAAGGGGTTCATGACATAAGAAGAGCAGAGATGGAATTTTAGTAACTGAAAACTTTCTGGGATTCTGAATTCTGAGTGTAGGCGGGTAACACAACACAGCAACAAATAATATAGAAACAAATAACAatggtatttaaaaaaatggaaatcTTTACATTACTTACATCTCTCATAAAACATTCACGACAGCACTAATGACTCTGAGGTATGATGAGATTATGAAGGGGGTTGGGTTAGAAAACAGGGGccgagagagagaaaggaaagGTGAGAAATGGGGCAGGGGGGCATGAACAAACAAACCCTGTGGGGTCCCTCAGCTTCCAGTTGGCCAGCACACAGTCTGCATAGACCAGGATGGGCGGCAAGTCCAAGGCCTCCGACACTTTGCAGTACGGCTCAGCCAGCTGCCTGGGGAGCGTCTGCAGGCAGCAAACAGCACCGGCATCCGTCAGCCTCCTCTCTCACTTTCATTTTTACTCTTCTTCAAAAAAACTCACATAGATGAGGGTATGACAGGTGAAGGTATCGCCTTTCTAGTCTTATCTTTCAAAGTTTCGAATGATTTATTGTGACGTGAACTTAATACAACAAAATTCTTACCTGCATGCTGATTAATGACCACAACGCCGAATAAatgcaaaacacataaataaaggAGCTAATGATGAGTGACAGTAAACAACAAAGAAAAGAACGACACAGCAGACAAACCCTTAGACATACAGGCGCTATAGAAGCCCTAGATATAGAACCTGGAAATAAAGGGCCAGAGTGTTGATTCCTGCAGGATCTGGCATGCAGGCTGCTTTTGCTGAGGAGCCTGATTGCCTGTAGGTTGTGGAATCTTGTGGTCCGTCTCCTTAAGGCTGTCTACCCTAAGCGACCTCGCAACACTTCCTCCTACCATCTCTCCTCTGCAGTCCTCCACCTGCTACCATCCCCGCTCTGAACTCCTCCTCTTATCATATCGCTCCACTCCTCCTCTTCTTAGCCCCCACCATACCCACCTTGACTGGCTGGTGCTCTCCTTCCTGCCACACATAGCCCATGGTGATGAAGCCCAGTGCCAGGTGTGCCAGCCTCTGTTCTCTGTGCCCTTGGAGATGCGTGGTGCACAACAGCGGCATCTGGTGGCCGgaggtcagacacaggctgcagtaGGTCTACATTACATCAGCATCTCTGCCAGATGCCATCCGTTTAACACCACTGCTGTTATGGCTAACTCTTAGCGAGGTATTCAATACAAACAGCTCCCATATCTGTCTGTATAGTTAGCTTAAAGAATACACCTGAACACTGAGCTGTGTGCCGTGCCACGGTCCTTAACCACAGTGCCTCCTGGTGCTCGATGAGACTTACCTTATGGACCCTGTCCTGGAGCTGATGAGTTTGGATCAGCTGGGGGAGGTCCTTGGCGATGGTCATCCATGGCTGGTAGTACTCTGGGAGATCGGTCTGAAAAGGACGCACATTGACCCATCATCTGCACTAAAGTTTGCGATGACGACACCTCCACTCAAGTGGAGGTTCTTCATATACTTtagaatataatataatataatataatataatataatataatataatataatataatataatataatatagacTCAGGAATTCAACAGCATATTGGTATGATTAATATGTAATGTACTGTATTACAATATAATTAATACACAGACACATTGTGATGTTTCTTACCTTTGGATCGTCCAGGACAAAGCCCATGGTGCTGGACACATGGAAAGATTCCAGTTGGATTTCAGGCTCCATGGCAGCGACGACAATGTCTGTATGTCAGCGTGTGTATATGCCTGCTGCTGTATCTTCCTCTGCTTTATATCACTGAGGAACCCAGCTGCAACCACGTGGTTCCTTGGCATGCATACATCATCATGTTGTCATCACAAGGCAACCCATGAATAAGAGCTGTaggaactcccccccccccccacttagctATGAGCCACTTTCAGTTTCTCTCTTAGTCTGACTAGCTATATTATGAGATTGATTCCAGGAAGGTCCCTTTGAAGGAATCTGGTGGGATTGGTTGTCTATTCTGGAAGGGCCAGCTAATCAGTGCTCATTCAATATAGCATCGCTGACCATGTCTTCCTGCTAATTGTCACCAGCAAACTAACAGCTGAAATAATTCACTTTTATAGTGCATAATTCAGGGCCTTTAAAACAAAATACTGGTGCTAGGGGTGTAATGATACGAGACGAGACACGAAATTGGGTTCACCAGAACGAGACGGTATTTTAACAATAGAAACGAAAGGAaaacttttatttgattaatttgaaagcttcaaaaatgctaaataatgcagatgtatggtgaaatgttttaaataatcaccatcatcatatgCATATGAAGAGATCAAATATCTAGTACTATTGGGTCGAGAGAGGCAAGCAGGCAATGGGAGCCATAAATGCAAAACTCTAGTTTTGACTCATCATTCCATgggacattctcccagaaaaTGTTGGGGCTTGTCAACATGCATTTTGAATTTCTGATTTATAGCAGGCAATTCTATTACCTAAAAGTCTAGCAACATGTAAACGTGAAGCTCACACTAAGGCTACTGATTGTGTTTCCAAAGGAATATGCAGCAGCAGGCCCAGCATCCATGGCAGCggctgcatgcccccccccccccccccccccccattcgcaCGATGGTGTGTGCAGATAATGCCGGTGAAATTAACCCTGGGGTTTCAGGTTTGCAGGAACTTCAGTCTAGAGCAACATAAAAGGATTTTTGGTTGAAACCACTGTGGGATGCAGAAATGGATGCTATAATCTCTCTGAGATTATGTGCTTTATGTTCATGTTATGttattaatgtttaataaaaagGGGGAAGGTGTAGTGGAAATGATACATTTAGACATAGTGGAAAATTCTACGCTTTCTTAGAAAATATTCGCTATGATCacaaagtgctgtctgtccgtGTGGGAAGCAGGAGCTGTTTGGCATCTGAGGGAGAGGAAGGTCAACCTGATAATTACGCAGCTGGTTCTGATAACTTCTGTCTGGATCCACACAGAGACAGTAACTGTAAACCTTCTTCCTTATCACATATAATGATAAAGTGATAAGTGAATGATAAGTACAAAGGAACTGCACAAGAAAATAATTGTGGACACTTGTATGTGGACACGGTGTCCAAGCTTATTTGGTGCATCaaataacgtgataaataacTTTGCTACTTTCTTTCGCTGTCTTTGGCTGCATTTCCTCCATATCGTGCTGGTGGAGCAATCAggcaattttttttcccttttaccATGGCCCTGAGCTGTAGCCTAGGATAAACCACATTCATACGTTTAATAACGTTCTGTCCACGTCAGTTTACAATTTCTCTACCACTCTAGAGGGATAGTATCAAAGACATGCGGGCTGTCATGCTAGTCTTGTATCTTAGCACCATTTTCCTCTTCCGTGAGGCTACTTTGTGTTGATTCCCCTAGCAGTAGCCTACCATTCGACACCAGTGTGAACAGAAAGCTGGGTAGTGTTACGTCTCAAAGGAGGAATAGTCCATCACAGCTGGACAGGGGGCAACTTTGTCTATCCTGAAAACTGtcagtaaaaatgtaaataattgtGTCTAGGCCAGActcaaccttccgatcacaggcacacaggcttagcgcACTGAGCCTTGTGCTGCCATCAAGCCAAATAATACATATTGCTATAATATAAATGATCATTTATCTTATAGCCATAAACTTTTGGAAATTCTGTCTTCATGAGATCCATAGTTTTCAGGGGCCCCAGCCGGCTGCCTGCGCTGGCCTTATGGTcagccgccccccgccccccctgccTGGAAGTACACATAAAACAGCAGTAACTGTATCCGAACCCCTCCCTTCACAGAGTACATGGAAGAGCTTTCTGACATACTGACGCCTGACTGGACTTATGGTGACGAGCAAAGTGACATTATAAATCTCACCTTCATGCCCACGTATTTATGCCAACTTTGTCTTTTCTTACGGTAACTAATGAATGACTCATTTCTCTCTCCATAGCCCCTCCCACTTTTGGGGTCTATCATGACGTACATCTGTTAGAACCAACCAGCACAGAGTTAGAAAGAGAAAACGAAAGTCTGAGGATCTAAACTTGGAAGCCTTGGTGTGATTCTGGGAAGAGGGAAGCTATGGGCAGCAAACCAAGCTTTAATCTCTTGGTTATGGCTGCTGGGCTCATATGATGTTCTGCTCTGACTCATGCCGGACATGCTGAACATTTTCAGAATACCTTGTTCTCCCCGCATCGGGGGCCCTCGTTGACCATGCCCGGGTCTGGCACGTCTGAGTCCAGCAGGAAATCCACCCCCCAGCACTTGGTGACGGCGATGGGCGTCTGGATGATGGAGGGTTCGATGTCGAACATAGTGACCGACTGCACATTTTCACACTGCAACTTCCCGCACATGGTATTCCTGGAACAGAGACGGCAGTAGAAGtgctatatatacatatatatatatacactgtagGTTTCtcagattatttttatttttcaatctCCCTGGcacatttttaa is a window from the Brienomyrus brachyistius isolate T26 chromosome 8, BBRACH_0.4, whole genome shotgun sequence genome containing:
- the LOC125747241 gene encoding indoleamine 2,3-dioxygenase 1-like; this encodes MEPEIQLESFHVSSTMGFVLDDPKTDLPEYYQPWMTIAKDLPQLIQTHQLQDRVHKMPLLCTTHLQGHREQRLAHLALGFITMGYVWQEGEHQPVKTLPRQLAEPYCKVSEALDLPPILVYADCVLANWKLRDPTGPFEIGNMDTIFKFPGEESCRGFFLVSLVVEQAACTGMEGIAMTMNSMLTQDNRGVHDGLEMVNKSLLKMKEMFGLMRSHVKPDVFYGTLRIFFTGWMDNPALPNGLCYEGLFTKQLRGGSAAQSSSIQCFDALLGVKQAETSADSYLKDIRSYMPPAHRHLIEVLQSRTPLRSYVENSGEQDLIDTYDKCVEALVALRCYHLQAVSSYVSAPSKSAHRGDPTPREEKGTGGTDAFRFLKSVRDSTKNVLISP